One part of the Mya arenaria isolate MELC-2E11 chromosome 3, ASM2691426v1 genome encodes these proteins:
- the LOC128227296 gene encoding uncharacterized protein LOC128227296, with protein MNLLRLENFMYVLPLVLLLAPQTVAGGDACPAALEAYKVCQSRLAIQVTAAVSNLGRSLASINVSVEADAEIFLEAMRNALCNSNNHADVECALGRLRECGSILNDTEVATNPLTGTVFVHYNELDKATDVCSFVYDGMCMYKRARFDRCILVIRGAVYREIEQITRTEFCAEPESTTCVIETYRECPDAVFKNNTYVPPATQSAFAVERLEQFSSGQELCDCYEGKACYDGIWNTIQLINTIYRTRQPRDVYVIALKRASDICAKLDDVNCSRRMSDDLCGNVHTPNTYTHADSVRRTDNYWNNRETCTQVNTESFGNQEDCIVEKLTDEYHPCIQRYGIPAVPTTCSEVDTMYSCMLTALRDTCGNQVNVVFDAVMMSLPDSPVCYGIKTYNAGVPLQLTWSLTIVLTLLATSFTI; from the exons ATGAATTTACTCCGTTTGGAAAATTTTATGTACGTTCTACCGTTAGTTCTGCTTTTAG CCCCGCAGACGGTCGCTGGTGGCGATGCTTGCCCGGCGGCCCTGGAGGCGTACAAGGTGTGCCAGTCGCGCCTGGCCATCCAGGTTACGGCGGCCGTGTCCAACCTCGGTCGTTCCTTGGCCTCCATAAACGTGAGCGTGGAAGCGGACGCAGAGATCTTTCTGGAGGCCATGAGAAACGCTTTATgcaa CTCCAACAACCACGCAGATGTGGAGTGTGCCTTGGGGAGATTGCGGGAATGTGGCTCCATCCTAAATGACACGGAAGTGGCGACCAACCCGCTGACCGGCACCGTGTTCGTCCACTATAACGAACTGGACAAAGCTACAGATGTCTGCT CATTCGTGTACGACGGGATGTGTATGTACAAGCGGGCCCGGTTTGACCGCTGTATCCTGGTGATCCGGGGAGCCGTTTACCGGGAAATAGAGCAAATTACCAGGACAGAATTCTGTGC AGAGCCTGAATCCACCACATGTGTTATTGAAACATATCGGGAATGCCCGGATGCGGTCTTCAAGAATAATACCTACGTTCCTCCCGCAACTCAGAGCGCCTTCGCAGTTGAACGATTAGAACAGTTCTCATCCGGCCAGGAGCTCTGTG attGTTACGAGGGTAAGGCGTGTTACGATGGTATATGGAACACCATTCAGCTTATAAACACCATTTACAGGACGAGGCAACCTCGCGACGTATACGTCATAGCGTTAAAGCGAGCTAGCGATATCTGCGC CAAGCTGGATGATGTTAATTGTTCCCGTCGTATGTCGGACGATCTCTGCGGAAACGTACATACACCGAATACGTACACGCACGCGGACTCGGTACGCCGTACGGATAACTACTGGAACAACAGGGAGACGTGCACGCAGGTCAACACAGAGT catttgGTAATCAGGAAGATTGTATAGTCGAAAAGCTGACCGATGAATACCACCCATGCATACAGCGATACGGGATTCCCGCTGTACCCACCACTTGCAG TGAGGTAGACACGATGTACTCGTGCATGTTAACGGCGCTGCGGGATACATGTGGCAATCAAGTTAACGTTGTGTTTGACGCCGTGATGATGTCATTACCTGACTCGCCAGTGTGCTACGGCATCAAGACGTACAACGCGGGCGTACCGCTTCAACTTACGTGGTCATTGACGATTGTTCTCACTTTGTTGGCGACAAGTTTCACGATTTGA
- the LOC128227295 gene encoding septin-11-like isoform X2: MSQRQNIKMAATDVQRAPAPAVRTSSQTGPRNLNLTGHVGFDSLPDQLVNKSVAQGFCFNILCLGETGLGKSTLMDTLFNTHFDSTPSTHDLPGVKLKANTYELQESNVRLKLRIVDSVGFGDQINKEESWKSIVDYIDNQFEVFLSEELKIKRSLFNYHDSRIHACLYFVAPTGHSLKALDLVTMKKLDNKINIIPIIAKSDTITKAELQKFKAKIMAELKSNGVNIYSFPTDDQTVADTNNAMNGHLPFACVGSSDEVKIGNKMVKARQYPWGTVQVENENHCDFVKLREMLIRTNMEDLRETTHSQHYELYRRHKLENMGFSDNESKSLSETYEQKRQEHITELQKKEEEMRQTFVIKVKEKEAELKEAEKELHSSFDSLKRQHGDQKKKIEDSRKRLEDEMNLFNQRKAQYQAQQSTLGKKKK; encoded by the exons ATGTCCCAGAGACAAAACATTAAGATGGCTGCAACGGATGTGCAAAGG GCCCCAGCCCCGGCAGTGAGAACTAGCAGCCAGACTGGCCCCCGTAACCTCAACCTGACGGGCCATGTGGGATTTGACAGTCTGCCTGACCAGCTGGTGAACAAGTCTGTCGCCCAGGGCTTCTGCTTCAATATTCTCTGCCTTG GTGAGACGGGACTCGGTAAGTCAACCCTGATGGACACATTGTTCAACACACACTTTGACTCGACCCCGTCCACACACGACCTTCCCGGAGTGAAACTGAAGGCCAACACTTACGAACTCCAGGAGAGCAATGTGCGACTAAAGCTCCGTATTGTGGACAGTGTGGGATTCGGGGACCAAATCAACAAGGAAGAGAG CTGGAAGTCGATTGTTGACTACATAGATAATCAATTTGAGGTGTTTCTCTCTGAGGAGCTGAAGATCAAGCGCTCTCTGTTTAACTACCATGACTCCCGTATACACGCTTGTCTCTACTTTGTGGCACCCACTGGACACTC ATTGAAGGCCCTGGACCTGGTGACCATGAAGAAACTGGACAATAAGATCAACATCATCCCCATCATAGCCAAGTCCGACACCATCACCAAAGCAGAGTTACAAAAGTTCAAGGCCAAG ATTATGGCTGAGCTGAAATCCAATGGTGTGAACATCTACAGCTTCCCAACTGATGACCAGACAGTTGCTGACACCAACAACGCCATGAAT GGTCACCTGCCATTTGCATGTGTGGGTTCGAGTGACGAGGTGAAGATAGGGAATAAGATGGTCAAGGCACGGCAGTATCCCTGGGGAACTGTTCAAG TTGAGAATGAGAACCACTGTGACTTTGTGAAGCTCCGTGAGATGTTGATTCGTACAAACATGGAGGATCTAAGGGAGACAACTCACAGCCAGCACTACGAGCTCTACCGACGCCACAAGCTCGAGAATATGGGCTTCTCTGACAACGAGTCCAAGAG TCTGTCTGAGACATATGAGCAGAAGCGTCAGGAGCACATCACTGAGCTACAGAAGAAGGAGGAGGAGATGAGACAAACATTTGTGATCAAGGTGAAGGAGAAGGAGGCCGAGCTGAAGGAGGCAGAGAAAGAG TTACACTCCAGTTTTGATAGCCTGAAGCGTCAGCATGGGGACCAAAAGAAGAAGATCGAGGACAGCCGTAAACGCCTTGAGGATGAGATGAATCTCTTTAACCAGCGCAAAGCCCAGTACCAAGCACAGCAGTCCACTCTCGgcaagaagaaaaaataa
- the LOC128227295 gene encoding septin-11-like isoform X1: MSQRQNIKMAATDVQRVPSNAGDLVRSVLQAPAPAVRTSSQTGPRNLNLTGHVGFDSLPDQLVNKSVAQGFCFNILCLGETGLGKSTLMDTLFNTHFDSTPSTHDLPGVKLKANTYELQESNVRLKLRIVDSVGFGDQINKEESWKSIVDYIDNQFEVFLSEELKIKRSLFNYHDSRIHACLYFVAPTGHSLKALDLVTMKKLDNKINIIPIIAKSDTITKAELQKFKAKIMAELKSNGVNIYSFPTDDQTVADTNNAMNGHLPFACVGSSDEVKIGNKMVKARQYPWGTVQVENENHCDFVKLREMLIRTNMEDLRETTHSQHYELYRRHKLENMGFSDNESKSLSETYEQKRQEHITELQKKEEEMRQTFVIKVKEKEAELKEAEKELHSSFDSLKRQHGDQKKKIEDSRKRLEDEMNLFNQRKAQYQAQQSTLGKKKK; the protein is encoded by the exons ATGTCCCAGAGACAAAACATTAAGATGGCTGCAACGGATGTGCAAAGG GTCCCTTCAAATGCGGGAGATCTAGTAAGATCGGTGCTACAG GCCCCAGCCCCGGCAGTGAGAACTAGCAGCCAGACTGGCCCCCGTAACCTCAACCTGACGGGCCATGTGGGATTTGACAGTCTGCCTGACCAGCTGGTGAACAAGTCTGTCGCCCAGGGCTTCTGCTTCAATATTCTCTGCCTTG GTGAGACGGGACTCGGTAAGTCAACCCTGATGGACACATTGTTCAACACACACTTTGACTCGACCCCGTCCACACACGACCTTCCCGGAGTGAAACTGAAGGCCAACACTTACGAACTCCAGGAGAGCAATGTGCGACTAAAGCTCCGTATTGTGGACAGTGTGGGATTCGGGGACCAAATCAACAAGGAAGAGAG CTGGAAGTCGATTGTTGACTACATAGATAATCAATTTGAGGTGTTTCTCTCTGAGGAGCTGAAGATCAAGCGCTCTCTGTTTAACTACCATGACTCCCGTATACACGCTTGTCTCTACTTTGTGGCACCCACTGGACACTC ATTGAAGGCCCTGGACCTGGTGACCATGAAGAAACTGGACAATAAGATCAACATCATCCCCATCATAGCCAAGTCCGACACCATCACCAAAGCAGAGTTACAAAAGTTCAAGGCCAAG ATTATGGCTGAGCTGAAATCCAATGGTGTGAACATCTACAGCTTCCCAACTGATGACCAGACAGTTGCTGACACCAACAACGCCATGAAT GGTCACCTGCCATTTGCATGTGTGGGTTCGAGTGACGAGGTGAAGATAGGGAATAAGATGGTCAAGGCACGGCAGTATCCCTGGGGAACTGTTCAAG TTGAGAATGAGAACCACTGTGACTTTGTGAAGCTCCGTGAGATGTTGATTCGTACAAACATGGAGGATCTAAGGGAGACAACTCACAGCCAGCACTACGAGCTCTACCGACGCCACAAGCTCGAGAATATGGGCTTCTCTGACAACGAGTCCAAGAG TCTGTCTGAGACATATGAGCAGAAGCGTCAGGAGCACATCACTGAGCTACAGAAGAAGGAGGAGGAGATGAGACAAACATTTGTGATCAAGGTGAAGGAGAAGGAGGCCGAGCTGAAGGAGGCAGAGAAAGAG TTACACTCCAGTTTTGATAGCCTGAAGCGTCAGCATGGGGACCAAAAGAAGAAGATCGAGGACAGCCGTAAACGCCTTGAGGATGAGATGAATCTCTTTAACCAGCGCAAAGCCCAGTACCAAGCACAGCAGTCCACTCTCGgcaagaagaaaaaataa